A region from the Medicago truncatula cultivar Jemalong A17 chromosome 6, MtrunA17r5.0-ANR, whole genome shotgun sequence genome encodes:
- the LOC120575964 gene encoding uncharacterized protein: protein MKKGNSGRLRTISVWYQVCRYLTKFKIPDFEKYKGSSCPEEHLKMYVRRMPAYAQDDQILIYYFQESLTGPASKWYTNLDKTRVQTFRDLCEAFVEQYSYNVDMTPDRSDLQAMTQGDKETFKEYAQRWRDTAAQVSPRIEEKEMTKLFL, encoded by the coding sequence ATGAAAAAGGGAAATTCGGGAAGACTGCGTACGATCTCTGTTTGGTACCAAGTGTGCAGGTACCTCACAAAATTCAAGATTCCAGATTTCGAGAAATACAAAGGGAGTTCTTGTCCTGAGGAACATCTAAAAATGTATGTGAGAAGGATGCCTGCATACGCCCAAGATGATCAGATTCTTATTTACTACTTCCAAGAAAGCTTGACCGGCCCTGCTTCAAAGTGGTACACAAACCTAGACAAAACAAGAGTTCAAACTTTCCGTGACCTTTGCgaagcttttgtggaacagTACAGTTACAATGTAGACATGACTCCGGACCGAAGTGACCTCCAAGCCATGACTCAGGGGGATAAAGAAACGTTCAAAGAGTACGCCCAACGGTGGAGAGACaccgctgcccaagtcagccCACGAATTGAGGAGAAAgagatgaccaagctcttccta